The following are from one region of the Bacteroidales bacterium genome:
- a CDS encoding arginine decarboxylase, translated as MKIKYKDLIEQTFEFPQEEFEVHDNELYFHNIPLMDIIKQYGTPVKLTYLPKISAQIQKARRLFNVAMAKVDYQGDYKYCYCTKSSHFSFILEEALKNKINLETSSAFDINIIDELLNVGLINKDIFIISNGFKRPQYLENIARIINEGFDNTIPILDNMDELDYYTENVNGHFNVGIRIASEEEPMFSFYTSRLGIRYNDIVPFYHEKIKANPKIGLKMLHFFINTGIKDTAYYWNELNKSLNVYVELKKVCPELDSFNIGGGFPIKRSLGFEFDYEYMAEEIIAQIKSVCEQHGVPEPDIFTEFGSFTVGESGATLYSVLDQKQQNDRELWNMIDSSFMTTLPDSWAINQRFILLPINRWDAEYQRVCLGGLTCDSQDYYNDEAHTNAVFLPKFDKNDPLYIGFFHTGAYQESLGGYGGIQHCLIPAPKHIIIDLDENGDYFPKLFAKEQSYKSMLKTLGF; from the coding sequence GTGAAAATTAAGTACAAAGACCTAATTGAACAAACTTTCGAGTTTCCACAGGAAGAATTTGAAGTTCACGACAATGAGCTCTATTTTCATAATATCCCATTGATGGATATTATTAAACAATATGGAACGCCTGTTAAACTTACCTATTTACCTAAGATCAGTGCCCAGATTCAGAAAGCCAGAAGGTTGTTTAATGTAGCCATGGCAAAAGTGGATTACCAGGGCGACTATAAATATTGTTACTGTACAAAGAGTTCGCATTTTTCATTTATTCTGGAAGAAGCATTAAAGAACAAGATCAATCTCGAAACCTCATCTGCTTTTGACATCAACATTATTGATGAATTGTTGAATGTTGGGCTGATTAACAAGGATATTTTTATTATTTCAAACGGATTTAAACGCCCGCAATATCTTGAAAACATCGCAAGGATAATCAATGAAGGATTTGATAACACTATCCCAATTCTTGACAATATGGATGAATTGGATTACTATACCGAAAATGTGAACGGTCATTTCAACGTTGGGATAAGAATTGCTTCGGAAGAAGAACCGATGTTTTCGTTCTACACCTCAAGACTTGGTATCCGGTACAACGACATAGTACCTTTTTACCACGAAAAAATAAAAGCTAACCCGAAGATTGGTTTGAAAATGCTTCATTTTTTCATCAATACCGGCATCAAGGATACAGCCTATTATTGGAATGAGTTGAATAAAAGTTTGAACGTCTATGTGGAGTTAAAAAAGGTTTGCCCTGAATTGGATTCGTTTAATATTGGTGGTGGTTTCCCAATCAAGCGCTCCCTGGGTTTTGAGTTTGATTATGAGTATATGGCTGAGGAAATAATAGCCCAGATAAAATCGGTTTGCGAGCAGCACGGAGTACCGGAACCGGACATCTTTACCGAGTTTGGATCGTTTACGGTTGGCGAAAGTGGTGCAACGCTTTATTCAGTTTTAGATCAGAAACAACAGAACGACCGGGAGCTTTGGAACATGATAGACAGCTCATTCATGACTACACTTCCTGATTCCTGGGCTATTAACCAGCGCTTTATATTGCTCCCAATCAACCGATGGGATGCTGAGTATCAGCGTGTATGCCTCGGAGGCCTGACTTGCGACAGCCAGGATTATTATAATGATGAGGCGCATACGAATGCTGTGTTTTTGCCAAAATTTGACAAAAATGATCCTTTGTACATTGGTTTTTTCCACACCGGCGCTTATCAGGAGTCACTGGGCGGTTATGGCGGCATTCAGCATTGTCTGATTCCGGCTCCAAAACATATCATTATTGATCTTGACGAAAATGGCGATTATTTCCCAAAACTTTTTGCCAAAGAACAGTCATATAAATCCATGCTGAAAACATTGGGGTTCTGA
- a CDS encoding GPP34 family phosphoprotein, giving the protein MTKAIKDQLILLCIHPEKGWVRKKSVIGHALLAASLIDLSRQNAFWVEEGRIKVAQTNTTDPVFKELLTQLNAWQGKKFSWLMTKLSMHVNKYYTLQMGCLERQHLISSIPIEWLGIRWGKRYRVNNPDNLKPIISDMERSLVYGRNSMTETRLIIEFLGMLDLLGSFFMSKELKQRATKRWKTMSFHLLGEPNEMIQIIFRELRNTLRVNKFSGKG; this is encoded by the coding sequence ATGACTAAAGCAATTAAAGATCAGCTCATCCTGCTCTGCATTCATCCCGAAAAGGGATGGGTGCGGAAGAAAAGCGTGATTGGCCATGCCTTACTGGCGGCTTCGTTGATTGATCTGTCCCGGCAAAATGCTTTTTGGGTTGAAGAAGGAAGGATAAAAGTCGCACAAACTAACACTACTGATCCTGTATTTAAAGAGCTATTAACACAATTAAATGCGTGGCAAGGTAAAAAGTTCTCATGGCTGATGACAAAATTGTCTATGCATGTCAACAAATATTACACGTTGCAGATGGGGTGTCTCGAAAGGCAACATCTGATCAGCAGTATTCCGATTGAATGGCTCGGAATCAGATGGGGAAAGCGTTACAGGGTGAATAATCCCGACAATTTGAAACCGATCATCTCTGATATGGAGCGGTCATTGGTCTATGGTCGAAATTCCATGACGGAAACACGGTTGATTATCGAATTTTTAGGAATGCTTGACCTGCTCGGAAGTTTTTTTATGAGCAAAGAATTAAAACAAAGAGCAACAAAAAGGTGGAAGACCATGTCTTTTCATCTGCTGGGTGAACCCAATGAAATGATACAAATTATTTTCCGGGAACTACGCAACACATTAAGAGTGAACAAATTTTCAGGAAAAGGCTAA
- a CDS encoding Arc family DNA-binding protein: MTKKKSFVLRINPTMMEKLEKWAADEFRSVNGQIEWILHNSLKTAGRSKDDETEEPTEKNPES; encoded by the coding sequence ATGACGAAAAAGAAATCGTTTGTTCTCAGGATCAATCCAACAATGATGGAAAAGCTCGAGAAATGGGCTGCCGATGAATTTCGTAGTGTCAACGGGCAAATCGAGTGGATTTTACACAATTCATTGAAAACAGCCGGGCGTAGCAAAGATGATGAAACTGAGGAACCAACGGAAAAAAACCCTGAATCATGA
- a CDS encoding SPFH domain-containing protein, with the protein MEKEMHLSPKMGFFGLLIALVLLVAPVWLTIVTKNFFWLLLLIPDLLSWIGLQIVNPNESCVLVLFGKYSGTLKKNGFYWINPFFSRKRISLRARNLNSEPIKVNDKIGNPIMIGIVLVWKVENTFKAAFEVDDYIRFVDIQSEAAIRKLAGAYPYDNFDDDQAEISLRAGGEEVNQQLEDELRERLEIAGIHVMEARIAYLAYASEIAGAMLRRQQASAIVAARQKIVEGAVSMVEMALEQLSQKQIIELDEEKKAAMVSNLMVVLCSDKDASPVINTGTLHQ; encoded by the coding sequence ATGGAAAAGGAAATGCATTTATCACCAAAGATGGGGTTCTTCGGATTACTGATAGCCCTGGTCTTGCTGGTCGCCCCGGTGTGGCTGACCATCGTTACAAAAAATTTCTTTTGGCTGCTGCTGCTGATCCCCGACCTGTTAAGCTGGATCGGCCTGCAGATCGTTAATCCCAATGAATCCTGCGTATTGGTTCTCTTTGGGAAATACTCAGGAACGCTGAAGAAAAATGGGTTTTACTGGATCAATCCGTTTTTCAGCCGCAAGCGAATTTCGCTTCGGGCACGCAACCTTAACAGTGAGCCAATCAAGGTAAACGACAAAATAGGCAACCCGATCATGATCGGGATTGTACTGGTGTGGAAGGTTGAAAATACGTTTAAGGCCGCCTTTGAGGTGGATGATTACATCCGGTTTGTGGACATCCAAAGCGAAGCTGCAATTCGCAAACTTGCAGGGGCTTACCCCTACGACAATTTTGATGATGACCAGGCTGAGATCAGTTTACGCGCCGGTGGCGAGGAAGTGAATCAGCAATTGGAAGACGAACTTCGCGAACGCCTCGAAATTGCCGGCATCCATGTCATGGAAGCTCGCATTGCTTACCTTGCCTATGCTTCCGAAATCGCAGGTGCTATGCTTCGCCGTCAGCAGGCATCGGCCATTGTTGCAGCAAGGCAAAAGATTGTCGAAGGCGCTGTGAGTATGGTTGAAATGGCACTTGAGCAGCTTTCACAAAAGCAGATCATCGAACTGGATGAAGAGAAAAAAGCCGCAATGGTCAGCAACCTGATGGTAGTATTGTGTTCGGATAAAGATGCAAGCCCGGTGATCAACACTGGCACTTTGCATCAATAG
- the trxB gene encoding thioredoxin-disulfide reductase, producing MSETIEKVKCLIIGSGPAGYTAAIYAARADLHPVMYQGMQPGGQLTITTEVENFPGYPNGVQGPAMMEELKLQAERFHTDIRWGEIVEVDLSKRPFKVKADDGKEILAETIIISTGASARWLGLPSEQEYNGYGVSACATCDGYFYKDKVVAVVGGGDTAAEEASYLAKLCKKVYLIHRRDELRASKAMQKRLFKLPNVELVWNSVPKEIIGKQEGFSKAVTGVNVENLQTGEHKTIGIDGFFVAIGHKPNSDLFKGQLDMDESGYLITAPDSTATKIPGVFAAGDIQDKVYRQAVTAAGTGCMAALEAERFLADED from the coding sequence ATGAGCGAAACGATTGAAAAAGTAAAATGCCTGATCATTGGATCGGGACCTGCCGGCTACACGGCTGCTATTTATGCGGCACGTGCTGACCTCCACCCTGTTATGTATCAGGGTATGCAACCGGGTGGGCAGCTGACCATCACCACCGAAGTAGAGAACTTTCCCGGTTACCCCAATGGAGTGCAGGGGCCGGCAATGATGGAGGAACTGAAACTGCAGGCCGAACGGTTTCACACTGACATCCGCTGGGGAGAAATTGTAGAGGTGGATTTGTCGAAACGACCATTTAAAGTAAAGGCTGACGACGGAAAGGAAATTTTGGCAGAAACCATTATCATTTCCACGGGCGCTTCTGCCAGGTGGCTGGGATTGCCATCCGAACAGGAATACAACGGCTACGGTGTTTCAGCCTGTGCCACCTGCGATGGATATTTCTATAAAGATAAAGTGGTTGCCGTTGTTGGAGGTGGAGATACAGCAGCTGAAGAAGCGTCGTATCTTGCCAAACTGTGCAAAAAAGTTTACCTTATCCATCGTCGGGATGAGTTAAGGGCTTCCAAAGCAATGCAAAAAAGATTGTTCAAATTGCCAAATGTTGAACTTGTTTGGAACAGCGTACCAAAAGAAATCATTGGAAAACAGGAAGGATTTTCCAAAGCAGTTACCGGAGTAAATGTTGAAAATTTACAAACCGGCGAACACAAAACCATTGGTATTGATGGGTTTTTTGTTGCCATTGGTCACAAACCCAATTCCGATCTGTTCAAAGGTCAGTTGGATATGGACGAATCAGGTTACCTGATCACCGCACCCGACTCCACCGCCACTAAAATCCCCGGTGTATTTGCTGCCGGTGATATCCAGGACAAAGTATACCGCCAGGCCGTAACCGCCGCCGGAACGGGATGTATGGCAGCTCTTGAAGCCGAGCGCTTTCTGGCAGATGAGGATTAA
- a CDS encoding dihydroorotate dehydrogenase-like protein: MVDLTTKFLGLTLRNPLIVGSSGLTDSVDKVKAAEQAGAGAVVLKSLFEEEIIAEMEEAMHRMTSRQFIYPETFDYMDEEPEEDTVRKYLRLIRETKDAVHIPVIASINCVTSQKWTYFAKEIQDAGADALELNLFILPTDFERTAADNEKLYFDIVTEVTKVVTIPVLLKISYYASNLGQMMQKLSSTGIKGLTLFNRFYSPDFNLETYQVVSTNVLSNPHDLAISLRWIAVMAERVSCDLAASTGVHDGEALIKQLLAGADAVQVVSTLYRHGVTYIAQMLEDVKKWMDHEGYSRIDEFRGKMSQAKSANPASYERVQFMKSFRHYIHQ; encoded by the coding sequence ATGGTTGACCTTACAACAAAATTTTTGGGATTAACCCTTCGGAATCCATTGATTGTCGGGAGTTCCGGATTAACAGATAGTGTTGACAAAGTAAAAGCCGCCGAGCAGGCTGGAGCAGGAGCAGTTGTGCTGAAATCACTCTTCGAAGAAGAAATCATTGCAGAGATGGAAGAAGCCATGCACCGTATGACATCCCGCCAGTTTATCTATCCCGAAACATTCGATTACATGGATGAAGAGCCGGAAGAGGACACGGTAAGGAAATATTTGCGACTGATCAGGGAAACCAAAGATGCCGTTCACATCCCTGTAATTGCGAGTATAAACTGCGTCACCTCACAAAAATGGACCTATTTTGCCAAAGAGATACAGGATGCGGGCGCCGATGCGCTTGAACTGAATCTTTTTATCTTGCCAACAGACTTCGAACGCACTGCAGCGGACAATGAAAAATTATATTTTGATATTGTAACCGAGGTGACTAAAGTGGTTACAATCCCTGTTTTACTGAAGATCAGCTATTATGCATCCAATCTTGGGCAGATGATGCAGAAGCTCTCCAGCACCGGAATCAAAGGATTGACATTGTTTAACCGTTTTTACAGTCCTGATTTCAACCTGGAAACTTACCAGGTTGTTTCTACCAATGTATTGAGTAATCCGCACGATCTGGCCATTTCGCTCAGATGGATAGCTGTAATGGCAGAACGTGTCAGTTGCGACCTTGCTGCCTCAACAGGAGTTCACGACGGTGAAGCATTGATCAAACAATTGCTTGCCGGCGCCGATGCCGTCCAGGTTGTCTCCACCCTTTACAGGCACGGAGTAACCTATATTGCCCAAATGCTCGAAGACGTTAAAAAATGGATGGATCACGAAGGGTATTCCAGGATTGATGAGTTCAGAGGTAAAATGAGCCAGGCTAAAAGTGCAAACCCGGCATCTTATGAACGCGTTCAGTTCATGAAAAGTTTCCGCCATTATATCCATCAGTAA
- a CDS encoding T9SS type A sorting domain-containing protein, with product MKNLILLLTVQFFVFLPHTLLKANLVNDTISMGPGYTNDVFYSLENGTVKTEPRNNWDLAFYTVRWSAGVMINDGMGVVLYTYPYSDTTGWQTMDVTDIESWKPVYNSDTIWEEGAFNANSLEHPDYGWGVYNMVTHDVIGDSLFVLQLADGSLKKIWIQRKNSTSNTYYFKYANIDGSGEVAEVLNVNDFTDKHFVYYSISNQSVVDREPSMESWDILFSRFMGTTFDNEGNPSRYPVVGVLNNPMAGSNRFQPVGQDFEDWNSLPMIFERSVIGHDWKQFDMELFQWLLADDLVYFVKTVQEDVYKLTFDYFGGTSNGKTGLQKTAVSLASIGQDIDNLNGMKVSPNPASEQLVVSLEEQRSTSATFKIFNQTGSLIHSQVINPLQSTINISLQNFRNGMYLILIDTEKGQLRGKFLVIN from the coding sequence ATGAAAAATTTAATTCTATTACTTACGGTACAGTTTTTTGTATTTCTTCCTCATACACTTTTAAAAGCCAATCTGGTTAACGACACCATTTCGATGGGTCCCGGCTATACCAATGATGTGTTTTATAGTCTTGAAAATGGTACAGTAAAGACAGAACCACGTAATAACTGGGATCTTGCTTTTTATACTGTAAGATGGAGTGCCGGTGTGATGATTAACGATGGTATGGGAGTAGTACTTTACACTTATCCCTACAGTGATACAACTGGTTGGCAAACCATGGATGTAACGGATATCGAAAGTTGGAAGCCCGTGTACAATTCTGACACCATATGGGAAGAAGGAGCATTCAACGCTAACTCGCTTGAACATCCTGACTATGGCTGGGGTGTTTACAACATGGTTACGCACGATGTGATTGGGGATTCGTTATTTGTGCTACAACTGGCCGATGGATCGTTGAAAAAGATTTGGATTCAGCGTAAAAATTCAACCAGCAATACCTATTATTTTAAATATGCCAACATTGATGGTTCAGGTGAAGTTGCTGAGGTGTTGAATGTGAACGATTTCACTGACAAGCATTTTGTTTATTATTCAATTAGTAACCAGTCTGTTGTTGATAGAGAACCTTCAATGGAAAGTTGGGATATACTTTTCAGCCGTTTTATGGGGACAACCTTTGATAATGAAGGGAATCCGTCGCGTTACCCCGTAGTGGGAGTGCTGAACAATCCGATGGCAGGCTCCAACCGCTTTCAACCGGTCGGACAGGATTTTGAAGACTGGAATTCTTTACCAATGATCTTCGAGCGTTCGGTAATTGGACACGACTGGAAGCAATTCGATATGGAATTGTTCCAATGGTTGCTTGCTGACGATTTAGTCTATTTTGTAAAAACAGTTCAGGAAGATGTTTATAAATTGACGTTTGACTATTTTGGGGGCACATCCAACGGAAAAACAGGTTTGCAAAAAACAGCTGTTTCCCTGGCATCCATTGGTCAGGATATTGACAACCTGAACGGCATGAAAGTTTCACCTAATCCGGCTTCGGAGCAACTCGTTGTAAGTTTGGAAGAACAGCGGTCAACTTCAGCTACCTTCAAAATTTTTAATCAGACCGGAAGCCTTATACATAGTCAGGTAATCAATCCTTTACAAAGCACTATCAACATCTCACTTCAAAATTTCAGGAATGGGATGTATCTCATTTTGATTGACACAGAGAAAGGTCAACTTAGGGGTAAGTTTTTGGTGATCAACTAA